In Streptomyces sp. NBC_00306, a single genomic region encodes these proteins:
- a CDS encoding PGPGW domain-containing protein, whose amino-acid sequence MADGDAPLLAPVIVIAALVIRTAITELRHPGSARRQWAFATSPRAMAAGATIAAATVLIGGTRYGWAAVAWALLTGALAAFVTGRDTPAASPSPQPDKEQPMSERQIGKVLAAIGAPLTLAGVVMHFLPGPGFPVLIIGLALLATGLAMTAARRR is encoded by the coding sequence ATGGCCGACGGCGATGCCCCACTGCTGGCGCCCGTGATCGTCATCGCCGCCCTGGTCATCCGCACCGCCATCACCGAGCTCCGGCATCCGGGCAGCGCCCGGCGGCAGTGGGCGTTCGCCACCAGCCCACGGGCCATGGCGGCCGGTGCGACCATCGCCGCGGCCACGGTCCTGATCGGCGGGACCCGCTACGGCTGGGCGGCGGTGGCCTGGGCCCTGCTCACCGGGGCACTCGCCGCCTTCGTCACTGGCCGCGACACCCCGGCTGCCTCACCGTCCCCACAGCCGGACAAGGAGCAGCCCATGTCGGAACGACAGATTGGGAAGGTGCTGGCCGCCATCGGCGCACCACTCACCCTGGCCGGTGTGGTGATGCACTTCCTCCCCGGACCCGGCTTCCCCGTGCTCATCATCGGCTTGGCCCTGCTCGCCACCGGCCTCGCCATGACCGCAGCCCGCCGCCGGTAA
- a CDS encoding arsenate reductase ArsC yields the protein MSTTPLASVLFVCVHNAGRSQMAAGFLNHLAGDRIEVRSAGSIPGDQVNPAAVEAMKEVGVDIADAKPKILTTEAVQASDYVITMGCGDACPIFPGKKYLDWALEDPAGKGVDSVRPIRDEIKTRIEALIAEIDAHQEA from the coding sequence ATGTCCACCACCCCGCTCGCCTCCGTGCTCTTCGTCTGCGTCCACAACGCCGGCCGCTCACAGATGGCCGCCGGATTCCTCAACCACCTCGCGGGCGACCGGATCGAGGTCCGCTCCGCCGGCTCCATCCCGGGCGACCAGGTCAACCCGGCCGCCGTCGAGGCCATGAAGGAAGTCGGCGTCGACATCGCCGACGCCAAACCGAAGATCCTCACCACCGAGGCCGTCCAGGCATCCGACTACGTCATCACCATGGGCTGCGGCGACGCCTGCCCGATCTTCCCCGGCAAGAAGTACCTCGACTGGGCCCTCGAGGACCCGGCCGGCAAGGGTGTCGACTCGGTGCGCCCCATCCGCGACGAGATCAAGACCCGCATCGAAGCCCTGATCGCCGAGATCGACGCCCACCAGGAAGCCTGA
- a CDS encoding arsenate-mycothiol transferase ArsC, protein MSASSSPLLPDQRLATGVARHATRHAGRFSAETVQALLTDSYSLLASTAQVRTHLVVLAERFTAERLDALAHVEGGPGSGLPRVLFVCSHNAGRSQLAAALLAHRAAGRVTVSSAGTHPAPEVEPFIAQVLTEAGADAAAAFPKPLTDEVVQAADIVITMGCGDACPIVPGRRYLDWPVADPDGAPLAAVRDIRDTIDAHITELLSTLPA, encoded by the coding sequence TTGTCCGCCTCCTCCTCACCCCTCCTGCCCGACCAGCGCCTGGCCACCGGAGTCGCCCGCCACGCCACCCGGCACGCCGGCCGCTTCTCCGCCGAGACCGTCCAGGCTCTGCTCACCGACTCCTACAGCCTCCTGGCCTCCACCGCGCAGGTGCGCACGCACCTGGTCGTGCTGGCCGAACGCTTCACCGCGGAACGCCTGGACGCCCTCGCTCACGTCGAGGGCGGCCCCGGCAGCGGGCTGCCGCGCGTGCTGTTCGTCTGCAGCCACAACGCGGGCCGCTCCCAGCTCGCCGCCGCCCTCCTCGCCCATCGCGCCGCCGGCCGGGTCACCGTCTCGTCGGCCGGCACGCACCCCGCGCCTGAGGTGGAGCCGTTCATCGCGCAGGTCCTCACCGAGGCCGGCGCCGACGCCGCCGCAGCGTTCCCCAAGCCGCTGACCGACGAGGTCGTCCAGGCCGCCGACATCGTCATCACCATGGGCTGCGGCGACGCCTGCCCCATCGTGCCCGGCCGCCGCTACCTCGACTGGCCCGTCGCCGACCCCGACGGCGCCCCGCTCGCCGCCGTCCGCGACATCCGGGACACGATCGACGCCCACATCACCGAACTTCTGTCCACCCTGCCCGCCTGA
- a CDS encoding ArsR/SmtB family transcription factor — protein sequence MLTSVDPDVIRVLGDPLRLKIVTLLARETLCMTHLVEETGAKQTNLSNHMKVLREAGLVETEPCGRFTYFKLKPDVLAGLSEQFAALAASARSAAENKRACP from the coding sequence ATGCTGACTTCAGTCGATCCTGATGTGATCCGGGTGTTGGGCGATCCGCTCCGCCTGAAAATCGTGACCCTGCTGGCGCGCGAGACGCTCTGCATGACGCACCTGGTTGAGGAGACGGGAGCCAAGCAGACCAACCTGTCCAATCACATGAAGGTGCTGCGTGAGGCCGGGCTGGTGGAGACCGAGCCCTGCGGCCGGTTCACCTACTTCAAGCTCAAGCCCGACGTCCTGGCCGGGCTGTCCGAGCAGTTCGCCGCGCTGGCCGCCTCCGCCCGCAGTGCTGCCGAGAATAAGAGGGCCTGTCCGTGA
- the arsB gene encoding ACR3 family arsenite efflux transporter — protein MSVTPTEPTTAAPPQSGAEASVVAKLSTLDRFLAVWILLAMGLGLGLGRLIPSLNDALAKVEIGGISLPIAVGLLIMMYPVLAKVRYDKLDAVTGDKKLMVSSLVINWIAGPAIMFALAWIFLPDLPEYRTGLIIVGLARCIAMVIIWNDLACGDREAAAVLVALNSVFQVIAFGLLGWLYLDLLPGWLGLGDGEKLDISMWKIALNVVIFLGVPLLAGFLTRRFGEKKMGRESYEATFLPKIGPWALYGLLFTIVILFALQGKTITSQPLDVARIALPLLVYFAVMWFGTFLLGKAIGLTYDRTATLAFTAAGNNFELAIAVAIATFGVTSGQALSGVVGPLIEVPVLVALVYVSLAWRKKFTAPQLSA, from the coding sequence CTGTCCGTGACCCCCACTGAACCGACCACCGCCGCACCCCCGCAGAGCGGCGCGGAGGCCTCGGTCGTTGCCAAGCTGTCCACCCTCGACCGGTTCCTCGCCGTGTGGATCCTGCTGGCCATGGGCCTCGGGCTCGGGCTGGGCCGGCTCATCCCCAGCCTGAACGATGCTCTGGCGAAGGTCGAGATCGGCGGCATCTCGCTGCCCATTGCGGTCGGCCTGCTGATCATGATGTATCCGGTTTTGGCGAAGGTCCGCTACGACAAGCTGGATGCCGTCACCGGCGACAAGAAGCTGATGGTGTCGTCGCTGGTCATCAACTGGATTGCCGGCCCGGCGATCATGTTCGCGCTGGCGTGGATCTTCCTGCCGGACCTGCCCGAGTACCGCACCGGCCTGATCATCGTCGGCCTCGCCCGTTGCATCGCCATGGTCATCATCTGGAACGACCTCGCCTGCGGCGACCGTGAAGCCGCGGCTGTGCTGGTGGCGCTCAACTCGGTGTTCCAGGTCATCGCGTTCGGCCTGCTGGGCTGGCTCTACCTCGACCTGCTGCCCGGCTGGCTGGGCCTGGGCGACGGGGAGAAGCTCGACATCTCGATGTGGAAGATCGCGCTGAACGTCGTCATCTTCCTCGGTGTGCCGCTGCTGGCCGGCTTCCTGACCCGCCGCTTCGGGGAGAAGAAGATGGGGCGCGAGTCGTACGAGGCAACGTTCCTGCCGAAGATCGGGCCTTGGGCGCTGTACGGCCTGCTGTTCACGATCGTCATCCTCTTCGCCCTGCAGGGAAAGACGATCACCTCGCAGCCGCTGGACGTGGCCCGCATCGCGCTGCCCCTGCTCGTCTACTTCGCCGTCATGTGGTTCGGCACCTTCCTGCTCGGCAAGGCCATCGGCCTGACCTACGACCGCACCGCCACGCTCGCTTTCACCGCGGCGGGCAACAACTTCGAACTGGCCATCGCGGTCGCGATCGCGACCTTCGGCGTCACCTCGGGCCAGGCCCTCTCGGGTGTCGTCGGACCGCTGATCGAGGTGCCGGTGCTGGTCGCGCTCGTCTACGTATCTCTGGCGTGGCGCAAGAAGTTCACGGCGCCGCAGCTCTCCGCATGA
- a CDS encoding ArsR/SmtB family transcription factor — protein MSNSEVVELPVLQGEAVVPCCPPITAGELSQADAEKMAAMFKALSDPVRLRLFSRVASHPGGEACVCDISDVGVSQPTVSHHLKKLKDAGLLTSERRGTWVYYQVAPSVVAGMSAMLDLRA, from the coding sequence ATGTCGAATTCTGAGGTTGTGGAGTTGCCCGTTCTACAGGGGGAGGCCGTGGTGCCGTGCTGCCCCCCGATCACCGCCGGGGAGCTGTCACAGGCGGATGCGGAGAAGATGGCCGCCATGTTCAAGGCGCTCTCCGACCCGGTGCGGCTGCGCTTGTTCTCCCGGGTCGCCTCGCATCCGGGCGGGGAGGCGTGCGTGTGTGACATCTCCGATGTCGGCGTCTCGCAGCCGACGGTTTCCCACCATCTGAAGAAGCTCAAGGACGCGGGCCTGCTGACCTCCGAGCGGCGCGGGACCTGGGTCTACTACCAGGTCGCCCCGTCCGTGGTCGCGGGCATGTCGGCCATGCTCGACCTGCGCGCCTGA
- a CDS encoding FAD-dependent oxidoreductase, whose amino-acid sequence MTEQQPLPVVVIGAGPAGLAAAAHLLERGLDPLVLEAGDAAGAAVRQWSHVRLFSPWGEVVDPAAEKLLAPTGWVKPDADTYPTGGDWAEQYLQPLADVLGDRVRFGTRVTGVSRSGRDRTVDANREAQPFVVHVSTADAGEERIVARAVIDASGTWTIPSPAGGSGLPAFGEKVAADRITYRVPDLKDPAVRARYAGKRTAVIGSGASAFTALAYLADLAKSEDGTGTHGVWILRRGLSGSTFGGGEADQLPARGALGLAAKAAVDGGYADAVTGFRTDAVERDSDGRLVLVGEDGRRLDPVDEVIVLTGFRPDLTFLDELRLGLDERLQAPVELAPLIDPNQHSCGTVYPHGVNELSHPEKDLYLVGMKSYGRAPTFLAMTGYEQVRSIAASLAGDQEAAERVELTLPETGVCGGAGLFDEPETAPADGGGCCAAPTTLQIGAGAPATSGGC is encoded by the coding sequence ATGACTGAGCAGCAGCCGCTCCCCGTCGTCGTCATCGGAGCCGGACCTGCCGGGCTCGCGGCCGCCGCCCACCTGCTCGAGCGCGGCCTCGACCCCCTCGTCCTGGAAGCAGGCGACGCCGCCGGCGCGGCCGTGCGGCAGTGGTCGCACGTGCGTCTGTTCTCCCCCTGGGGCGAAGTCGTCGACCCGGCAGCCGAGAAGCTGCTGGCCCCCACCGGCTGGGTCAAGCCCGACGCGGACACCTATCCGACCGGCGGGGACTGGGCCGAGCAGTACCTCCAGCCGCTCGCCGACGTCCTCGGCGACAGGGTGCGCTTCGGCACCCGGGTCACCGGTGTCTCCCGCAGCGGCCGTGACCGTACCGTCGACGCCAACCGGGAGGCGCAGCCGTTCGTCGTGCACGTCAGCACGGCCGACGCCGGCGAGGAGCGCATCGTCGCTCGGGCCGTGATCGACGCCTCCGGCACCTGGACGATCCCGAGCCCGGCCGGTGGCAGCGGACTGCCCGCGTTCGGCGAGAAGGTAGCCGCCGACCGCATCACCTACCGCGTTCCCGACCTGAAGGATCCAGCGGTCCGTGCCCGTTACGCAGGCAAGCGCACCGCGGTCATCGGCTCCGGCGCCTCCGCCTTCACCGCGCTCGCCTACCTGGCCGACCTCGCGAAGTCCGAGGACGGCACCGGCACACACGGCGTGTGGATCCTGCGCCGCGGCCTCTCCGGCTCCACCTTCGGCGGCGGCGAAGCCGACCAGCTCCCTGCCCGCGGCGCCCTCGGCCTCGCCGCCAAGGCCGCCGTCGACGGCGGCTACGCCGATGCCGTCACCGGTTTCCGCACCGACGCTGTCGAGCGTGACAGCGACGGCCGCCTGGTCCTGGTCGGCGAGGACGGCCGCCGCCTCGACCCCGTTGACGAGGTCATCGTGCTGACCGGCTTCCGCCCCGACCTCACCTTCCTCGACGAGCTGCGCCTCGGCCTGGACGAGCGCCTCCAGGCGCCGGTCGAACTCGCGCCGCTGATCGACCCCAACCAGCACTCCTGCGGCACCGTCTACCCGCACGGCGTGAACGAGCTCTCCCACCCGGAGAAGGACCTCTACCTGGTCGGCATGAAGTCCTACGGCCGCGCCCCCACCTTCCTCGCCATGACCGGCTACGAGCAGGTCCGCTCGATCGCCGCATCTCTGGCCGGCGACCAGGAGGCCGCCGAACGCGTCGAGCTCACCCTCCCCGAGACCGGCGTGTGCGGCGGGGCCGGCCTGTTCGACGAGCCCGAGACCGCACCGGCCGACGGCGGCGGCTGCTGCGCTGCCCCCACCACCCTCCAGATCGGCGCCGGCGCCCCAGCCACCTCCGGCGGCTGCTGA
- a CDS encoding ArsI/CadI family heavy metal resistance metalloenzyme produces MSRIQLALRVPDLAASVAFYTKLFGTGPAKRRDGYANFAVAEPPLKLVLIEGSPREATRMDHLGVEVDSSEAVNAATARLGASGLETDVEQDTTCCYALQDKVWVHGPGQEPWEVYVVKGDADTDAREPVTANSCC; encoded by the coding sequence ATGTCACGTATCCAACTCGCCCTGCGCGTCCCCGACCTGGCCGCCTCCGTCGCCTTCTACACCAAGCTGTTCGGCACCGGACCGGCCAAGCGCCGCGACGGATATGCCAACTTCGCCGTCGCCGAACCCCCGCTCAAGCTCGTCCTCATCGAAGGCAGTCCGCGCGAGGCCACGCGCATGGACCACCTCGGAGTCGAAGTCGACTCTTCCGAGGCGGTCAACGCCGCCACCGCACGGCTCGGCGCATCCGGCCTCGAAACCGACGTGGAGCAGGACACCACCTGCTGCTACGCCCTCCAGGACAAGGTCTGGGTCCACGGACCCGGCCAGGAACCGTGGGAGGTGTACGTCGTCAAGGGCGACGCCGACACCGATGCGCGCGAACCCGTCACCGCCAACAGCTGCTGCTGA
- a CDS encoding MFS transporter produces MTNLHTDQAATGTGDRSRPRAVLPALCATQITSWGIVYYAFPVLNPEITTATGWPTGATTAAFSAALLVSALAGIRVGRIIDHRGPRTVMTVGSVLGVLSILIVAAAPNLPVFTAGWLLAGLSMASTFYQPAFAALTRWWAPDHVRALTIVTLAGGLASTVFAPLTAGLAAHLSWRATYTVLALVLAVVTIPAHALALNAPWPKAPPAPAHATGGADTVARSRPFWMLAAALTLSAFTVSAVVVALVPLLLERGFTTTEAAWALGLGGAGQTLGRTLYATIARRTGATARTTALIALGALTTAALALVPGPYALLVSLSVAAGMVRGNLTLLQATAITDRWGTTHYGHLSGLLAAPTTTASALAPFAGAALAAPLGGYPQMFGLLALIAALAALITFGTQPRRSTVER; encoded by the coding sequence ATGACCAACCTTCACACCGACCAGGCCGCGACCGGAACGGGGGACCGGTCGCGGCCTCGCGCCGTGCTGCCCGCCCTGTGCGCCACCCAGATCACCAGCTGGGGCATCGTCTACTACGCCTTCCCCGTGCTGAACCCCGAGATCACCACCGCCACCGGCTGGCCGACCGGGGCGACCACAGCCGCGTTCTCCGCGGCTCTGCTCGTCTCCGCGCTCGCCGGAATCCGCGTCGGCCGCATCATCGACCACCGCGGACCGCGCACCGTGATGACCGTCGGCTCGGTGCTCGGCGTGCTGAGCATCCTCATCGTGGCCGCAGCCCCCAACCTGCCTGTCTTCACGGCTGGCTGGCTGCTCGCCGGACTGTCGATGGCATCCACGTTCTACCAGCCCGCCTTCGCCGCGCTCACCCGCTGGTGGGCCCCCGACCACGTCCGCGCCCTCACCATCGTCACCCTGGCCGGCGGCCTGGCCTCCACCGTCTTCGCGCCCCTGACCGCCGGCCTCGCCGCACACCTGTCCTGGCGTGCGACCTACACCGTCCTCGCCCTGGTGCTCGCCGTCGTCACCATCCCCGCCCACGCTCTCGCGCTCAACGCACCATGGCCCAAGGCACCACCGGCCCCCGCCCACGCCACCGGCGGCGCGGACACGGTGGCCCGCAGCCGCCCGTTCTGGATGCTGGCCGCCGCCCTGACCCTCTCCGCGTTCACCGTCTCCGCCGTCGTCGTCGCGCTCGTACCTCTCCTGCTCGAACGCGGCTTCACCACCACCGAGGCCGCCTGGGCCCTGGGCCTCGGCGGCGCCGGACAGACCCTCGGCCGCACCCTGTACGCGACCATTGCGCGCCGCACCGGGGCAACGGCCCGCACGACCGCCCTGATCGCGCTCGGCGCTCTGACCACAGCGGCACTCGCGCTCGTACCCGGCCCATACGCCCTGCTGGTCTCCCTGTCCGTCGCGGCCGGGATGGTACGCGGCAACCTCACCCTCCTCCAAGCCACCGCCATCACCGACCGCTGGGGCACCACCCACTACGGCCACCTGTCCGGACTGCTCGCCGCACCCACCACGACAGCCTCCGCCCTCGCCCCCTTCGCCGGCGCCGCACTCGCCGCGCCACTGGGCGGCTACCCGCAGATGTTCGGACTCCTGGCGCTCATCGCCGCACTCGCCGCCCTGATCACCTTCGGGACCCAACCGCGCCGATCGACTGTGGAGCGGTAA
- a CDS encoding class I SAM-dependent DNA methyltransferase, with product MFDERFLAATRASYDVMAAEYAEMVGSDLDAKPLDRSLLSAFAELAQAGGNGPVADVGCGPGQVTAVLRCLGLDAFGIDLSPEMIAVARRSYPDLRFEVGSMLALGLPQASLGGLLAYYSIIHIPWERRSDVFFEFHWVLAPGGQLMLVFQVGDDRGHRDEAFGKAVCVDWYRQQPDEIAELLRHAGFEVSAMITRQPDSAKKTPQGYVLAHKPVAEGGRVTSRSSAMLLAACAASWQMLLGAASGAGMSSQSV from the coding sequence ATGTTCGACGAACGCTTTCTCGCCGCGACCAGAGCCTCCTATGACGTCATGGCCGCGGAGTACGCCGAGATGGTGGGCTCTGACCTGGATGCTAAGCCACTCGACCGTTCTCTACTGTCCGCCTTCGCTGAACTGGCCCAGGCAGGCGGAAACGGTCCCGTTGCCGATGTGGGTTGTGGACCCGGCCAGGTGACAGCGGTACTACGCTGCTTGGGTCTGGACGCGTTCGGCATCGATCTGTCGCCCGAGATGATCGCCGTGGCCCGCCGTTCCTACCCGGACCTCCGTTTCGAGGTGGGGTCGATGCTGGCCCTGGGTTTACCGCAGGCCTCCCTGGGTGGGTTGCTCGCCTACTACTCGATCATCCACATCCCATGGGAGCGACGATCGGACGTGTTCTTCGAGTTTCACTGGGTGCTCGCACCGGGTGGTCAGTTGATGCTCGTCTTCCAGGTCGGTGATGACAGGGGTCACCGCGACGAGGCATTTGGCAAGGCCGTCTGCGTTGACTGGTACCGACAGCAGCCGGACGAGATCGCCGAGTTGCTGCGCCACGCTGGGTTCGAGGTCTCGGCCATGATCACGCGTCAGCCGGACTCCGCCAAGAAGACACCGCAGGGTTACGTCTTGGCACACAAGCCCGTGGCCGAAGGCGGCAGGGTCACGTCGAGGAGTTCGGCGATGCTGCTGGCCGCCTGCGCGGCCTCGTGGCAGATGCTGTTGGGGGCGGCGTCTGGCGCGGGCATGTCTTCCCAGTCGGTGTGA
- a CDS encoding helix-turn-helix domain-containing protein, which produces MTADDSLSRLDDDDYPAYTMGRAAEMIGTTQSFLRAIGDARLITPLRSPGGHRRYSRYQLRIAARARELVDQGTPIEAACRIIILEDQLEEAQRINAEHRRTAETANPTAAP; this is translated from the coding sequence ATGACAGCAGACGACTCGCTTAGCCGTCTCGATGACGACGACTACCCCGCCTACACCATGGGCCGGGCCGCCGAGATGATCGGCACCACCCAGTCCTTCCTCCGCGCCATCGGCGACGCCCGCCTCATCACCCCGCTCCGCTCCCCGGGCGGACACCGCCGCTACTCCCGCTACCAGCTGCGCATCGCCGCCCGCGCCCGCGAACTCGTCGACCAGGGCACGCCCATCGAGGCCGCCTGCCGCATCATCATCCTCGAAGACCAACTCGAAGAAGCCCAACGCATCAACGCCGAACACCGCCGCACCGCCGAAACGGCGAACCCGACGGCTGCGCCCTGA
- the mihF gene encoding integration host factor, actinobacterial type: MALPALTPSQRAEALEKAKAVRKERADLMTQLKAGTLPLTDLLARDDTVVGKLRVRRVLESLPGIGTVRAGQLLADLGISERRRVQGLGANQHARLLALFPPGE, encoded by the coding sequence ATGGCTCTGCCCGCACTGACCCCGTCCCAGAGGGCCGAGGCGCTGGAGAAGGCGAAGGCCGTCCGCAAGGAACGCGCCGACCTGATGACCCAGCTCAAGGCGGGGACTCTGCCGCTCACGGACCTGCTCGCCCGGGACGACACGGTGGTCGGCAAGCTCCGGGTGCGCCGCGTCCTCGAATCGCTCCCCGGCATCGGTACCGTCCGAGCCGGCCAACTCCTCGCCGATCTCGGCATCTCCGAGCGCCGCCGCGTCCAGGGCCTCGGCGCCAACCAGCACGCCCGGCTCCTGGCGCTCTTCCCGCCCGGGGAGTGA